GCTTCTGATACGCCGGCGATCGTTGCTTACACCCGTGCCGTATTACCGTTAGATAATGGGGAAATTGCCCGCCTGACACCTTTAGGCGTGGAAATATATAACTTTGCTGGCGACAGGTTGAAAAAACAACCCCGAATGCTCAACTTGAGTCCCACAATGGTAGAAAAGCAGGGATTCAAACACTTCATGCTCAAAGAAATTTATGAGCAACCAGGAGTGGTGAGAGCTAATTTAGAAGCTTACTTTCATAATTCGGGCGATAATAACCAATCACCAGTTAATCTCGGCTTATCTGAATCAATCTACGCAGATTTAGAACAAATTCACATTGTCGCCTGTGGTACAAGTTGGCACGCCGCCTTAGTTGGCAAATACTTGCTAGAACAATTAGCAGAAATTCCCGCGCAAGTACACTACGCTTCGGAATATCGCTATGCACCATCACCGTTAACACCAAATACATTAATTATCGGTGTTACTCAATCTGGTGAAACGGCTGATACTTTGGCAGCCTTAGCGATGGAAAAAGAACGCCGCCAAGGTCAAGAGGCGAAATATCAAGCGCGACTTTTAGGTATTACCAACCGCCCAGAAAGCAGCCTTGGTCACATGGTTACTAATATTATTAGTACCTTAGCCGGGATAGAAATTGGTGTTGCAGCGACGAAAACATTTATCGCTCAATTGATGGCGTTTTATGCTTTAGCCTTAGATTTAGCTGCTCGTCGTCAAACAATTCCCAAAGAAACTATAGAGCAAATTATTAATGGTTTGCGGCGAATTCCTCAAGAAATTGAAGAAACTTTGGCAAGTCAGGAACGTTTAACCGAACATTTAGCCCACGAATTTGCTGATACTCAAGATTTCATCTTTTTGGGAAGAGGAATTAACTTCCCCATTGCTTTAGAAGGGGCTTTGAAATTAAAAGAAATTAGCTATATTCATGCTGAAGGTTATCCCGCTGGCGAAATGAAACATGGCCCCATTGCCTTATTAGATGCAAAAGTTCCGGTAGTGGCGATCGCAGTTCCTGGTAGTGTATATGAAAAGGTGATTTCTAACGCTCAAGAAGCCAAAGCCAGAGATTCGCGGTTGATTGGTGTAACACCTGTAAAAGATGGTGAAGCGGCGGAAATTTTTAATGATTTACTCCCCGTTTCATCAGTGGATGAATTACTATCACCCATCCTTACAGTTGTACCACTGCAACTATTGGCTTATCACATCGCCGCCCGTCGCGGTTTAGACGTTGACCAGCCGAGAAACTTGGCAAAATCGGTGACTGTTGAATAGTGAGGAATGAATAAATATCGAGATGTGTACAACAATAAAAAAGTCGTATAAGAAATAAAATAATTATACAATTTATAAAAAAGTTGTACAAGTAATAAAATAAAAGCGAAGTAATCTTAAATTCTGATGATTGCTTCGCTTTATTTTATTTAATTCAACCGCTTGTTTTCAGAATCTTTCCTTTGCAGTGCTTGAATATTTGTTTCTTCTATCCTGCATTCTCTTTTATCAATGTCTGACTTAATCAGAAGTCCCTGATTAGTGACTCCTATTTCAACTCGGTATTGACCATTAACCATATTGATAGCCGCATAGGTCACTGTTGCACACATAATAATGCCAGAAAGTGATAAGGTAATTTGCAAAATTCCCAATTCTCTTTTCATGTGCTGTCGCTCTTAACTCTCATATTCTCATTTAAAGATGAGGCTGGTTGAGAACTGGGTTAATTAAGAGTTGACTATTAGACGACTTATCTTTTATTTTTGGGTTAAATATGGATGACTTTAGGTTGTATTGTACTTGATGCTTTCGCTTGCGGCTGAAACCCTGTATTTTACATAAACATCTGGTAGAATCTCTGTAGTTTTATGTGTGAGAGTGATGGCGCGATCGCTGCGGGTACCACCAGAGTATATTAATAAAGTAAAGTCAGCACTTCAGCGTAACGGTTATCCCAGCCTGCAAAAGTTTTCTGAAGACGTAGATCCGTCATTATCGACCGTCAAGAACTTCTTTGGTGGTAAACCTATTGATTATGAGAATTTTCGAGTCATTTGTGAAAAATTAGGATTAGACTGGCAAGATATTGCAGACAAACAGCCAGAAACTCAACCAAAGTCAACCAATAAAGAAGCATCACCCTTTATCACTGGCGCACCCATCACTCAACCGCGATACTTTTTTGGACGCGAGAAAGAATTAAAACGCCTGTTTAACCTCCTCAAACGCCATCCCCTACAAAACGCCGCCATTATCGGTAAAAAACGCACTGGCAAAACATCTTTACTGCATTACTTAAAAAACATCACCACCACCCCACCAGAACAACTGCGTCCTGGTCAAAAATCTGATTGGCTACATCATCCAGAAACTTACAAATGGGTGTTTGTAGACTTACAAGACGCACGAATGCAAAGCCGGGAAGGACTATTAAAACACATCCTAGAATCTTTAAACTTTAAAGTTCCAGCACCTTGCAATTTAGATCACTTCATGGATGTAGTTAGCGAAAACTTATCTTCTCCCACCGTCATATTATTAGACGAAATTGGTGCTGTTTTAAACCCTGGTTCAGAGTTAGATGACACGTTTTGGAACAGTTTACGGTCTTTAGCAACCAATCAGACACGGGGTAATTTAGCATTTGTTTTATCTAGCCCCGAATCACCAAGTAATTTAGCTCGTAGTACAGGTCATGACTCACCATTTTTCAATATTTTTGCTTACAGTGCAAATATAGGAGCATTCACTGAAGCAGAAGCACAAGAATTAATAGCAAGTTTACCAATACCTTTTGCTGATGAAGATGTGAAATGGATATTAACTCACAGCCAATGTCAACCACTGTTATTACAAATTCTGTGTCGAGAAAGATTGTTTACTCTAGAAGAAGGAGAGAATGATGATGGCTGGCGTGAGGAAGCTTTAAGACAAATTAACCCGTTTACTGATTTATTAGAGCCGAAAAAGTAGAGTTACTATGAAAGCACACCGCATAGAAACAAAGTTAACTAAAAACGGAACATTAGTGCTTGAAAATTTACCATTTCAGGCAGGTGAAAACGTAGAAATCATAATTATAGAACGTTCTTCTCAACTTTCAGACTCTAATCCTTATCCTTTACAGGGTAAAGTTATTCATTATGATGACCCATTTGAGCCTGCTGTACCTATAGAAGATTGGGAAGTTCTGCAATGATAATTTTAGATACCCATATTTGGATTTGGTGGGTAGATAATAATGTGCGACTCAATCAAACATATCGAAATCGGATTGAGGAATATCAATCTCAAGGGTTAGGAATTAGTCTAATTTCTTGTTGGGAAGTTGCCAAACTCTTTGAGAATCACAAACTTGCTTTTTCAATTTCAGTCGAGGAGTGGTTAACAGAAACTTTAGCTTACCCAGGAGTACAGCTACTCGAACTGACAATACCAATTATTGTTGAATCAACCAAACTCACAGGCTTTCATCGAGATCCTTCTGACCAGCTTATTGTAGCCACTGCAAGAATTCACGGCTGTCCGTTACTCACGGCTGACGCAAAAATTCTGGGATATCCTGGCGTGCAAACTCTTAAATAAATATCAACAAAGTTTTTCATTTCATTATCAACCACCACAAGGCAATTTCAATGCCTAGCAATTTACTTCACAACGCCTACACTAATTCACCTGAACAGCACCCTAACTTGATATTGGGTAGCCTGCAATTACTGTTTTGGTTGTTCTTCCATCCCTCAGCGTGGAATAACCACCTCAAGCGTATTGACCCCACTTTAGATAGCCAATCTTCTTTAATTACCGTAATACGACGAGGTGGATGGCGGTTAATAATTCAGGGGTACATTATCTTACCTATTCTGGCTAACTTAATAGTTGGATTAGTTCTGTTTATATTGGGTCTACCAGTCGAAACTTTATTTCGTTCTGTGGCATTCGGCGTGGCAGGAGGCTTGGCGGTAGGCGTGGCAGGAGGCTTGGCGGGAGACCTGGCGGGAGGCTTGGCGGGAGGCTTGGCGGGAGGCGTGGTAGGAGGCTTGGCGTTCGGCTTGGCGTTCGGCTTGGCGGGAGGCTTGGCGTTCGGCCTGGCGGGAAGCTTGGCGTTCGGCTTGGCGGGAAGCTTGGTGTTCGGCGTGGCGGGAGGCTTGGCGTTCGGCTTGGCGGGAAGCTTGGTGTTCGGCGTGGCGGGAGGCTTGGCGTTCGGCTTGGCGGGAAGCTTGGCGGGAGACGTGGGATTAACTATTAACTCATGGCGACCTGTTGTATTGTTGCCATTGCTCACAGGATGGAATTATCTGCTCCACCGACTAGACAAACGACGTAACGCGAAAAGTCCTTGTTTTTTTCGTTATCATTCGGCTTTCTGGGATGAATGGCAACGTTTACATTTATCTGGGTTAGACAAGTATCTGCTTTTCGTCATCGAACATAACCCAGTTGAAGGCAAAGCCGCTCTAGAATATTTGAGTACTAGTTCTCAGCGTTGGGCTGCTCAAGCAGCACAAATTGAATTAGATGCACGCAATTTACAAGCCTGTACAGATGTAAAAGCTATCAGCCAAATTCACCGCAGTTTAGAAATTGGGGAATTACAAAGTCCAGTTAACCCTATACTCAGCATTTTCAAACGTATCAGCGAAGATGTAGATGCGGCTCTCAAGCAAAACAGTACATATAACCAGCGTCTACTCCTCAACAATGTTGCAGACAGATTAAACAGTACTTTACGGGAATTCACTCGCAGCAGTGACAAATACACAGTCCGTTTTCGTCCCATAATCGCAAGTTGGTGTCATGTAGTCACCCAATATATAGATGAACTGGTTAAAGCCACTGAACGCCGCCAAGAAATTGACTTACCATACATTACTGGCGTACCACTCACAATAGAGCAAGAAATATTCACAGGTCGAACTGATATAGGTACACGCATTGAGCAATTACTTTTAGATCGCCGTCGTCCTCCCTTGTTACTATACGGTCAGCGACGTATGGGCAAAACTTCCCTACTCAACAACATCGGGAAGTTACTACCCAATTCCATCATTCCCATGTTTGTAGACTTGCAAGGCGCACCCACATCAGCCAGCGACTACACAGGCTTTCTCTACAACTTAGCTAGAGGGATGATAACTTCCGCCAAACAGCAAAGCGCGTTAAAATTACCCGCTCTGACACGGGAAACATTAAAAGATGATCCCTTCACACGGTTTGACGAATGGTTAGATCAGGTAGAACAGATAATTGCACAAAATTCCGCTTTGCTGATGTTAGATGAGTTTGAGACTTTAGACAGCGCCATAACCAGAGGACGCTTTGATGAGCAAGATGTTTTAGGAATGCTGCGTCATTTAATTCAGCATCGCCCACGCTTCAAAATGTTATTAGCAGGCTCTCATACTATTGAAGAATATCAACGTTGGGCTAGTTATTTAATTAATGTTCAAGTAGTGCATATCTCCTATTTAAAGGAAGAGGAAGCACGACAATTAATAGAAGCACCAGTCAAAGATTTTACTCTCCGTTATGAACCTGACGCAGTTGAGCGAGTGTTGCAACTTACCCGTTGTCACCCATTTTTAGTACAGCTACTCTGCGGGGAAATTATTGTGTTGAAAAATGAGCAAGACCCCTCCATTCGTCGGTTAGCAACATTGGCAGATGTGGAAGCCGCAATACCAGAAGCTTTGCAGAGTGGCAGTTTTTTCTTCGCTGATATTCAAAATAATCAAGTGAATGCAAACGGACGTGAGATTTTACGCTTTATTGCTGCTCAAGGGGAAGGGGCAATTGTCAGCAAGTTAGGTTTATCACAACAATTTCCTGATGTTTGGGAAATAACTATTAAGCTTTTATTACAACGGGAGTTAATTGAGGAAGTTGCCGAGGGTTATCGCTTCCAGGTAGAGTTAATTCGTCAGTGGTTTGAGAAAGCATCCTGAATTGCTGAGTAAAATGTCATTGAAAGGAGGAGCGACGAGCGATCGCATATAATTTGTGATTACTTCACTCTGCGATCGCACTATTTCCGCGCCAGTATTTTAGTAAGGTAAGAATAGCGGAGTGTTGGCGATCGCCTAAATCCCAATTCTCAACACAGTAACAGCTTCCGTTTTCATTGCATCAACTTCTGCTTTCGCATTTCCGTGTTACGCGCAAACTGTAGCAACTTCCGCTTTCGCATTTCCGTGTTACGCGCAAACTGTAACAGCTTCCGCTTTCGTATTTCCGTGTTACGCGCAAACTGTAGGAACTTCCGCTTTCGCGTTTCCGTGTTACGCGCAAACTGTAACAGCTTCCGCCTGTATGTTATGAGAAACAGATTGCTGTTATGTTATATCCGGCCAAGTATTTTTCATTACATAGCTGGCTACTTGTTTGTTGTTAAGCGTTTTTTCAGAGTAGGTACGTAGCGATTCTGTTCTTTCTAATCTTGACGCTTTACGAACCCAAATTATAGAAAATGAAAAAGTTGTGGCAGACTATTCTAAAAAATTCTTGCGTGGTATTGCTTATAAATATGGCAACAATAATTTGAGAGTAAGGAATGGTTCAACTGAATTATTACTCTACAAAACACTCTATCGCACTACCCATAATTGATATCACGCCACCCAATTCCAAATAGTAAAGTTAAAGGAATATGAAAAGAGTAATATAGCAAACCAAGTTAATATTAAGTATCCCCAGCGATTTTGAGCAGAAAATAACCAGCCTAATGCTATTGAGAGCGACACAATTCCATAAGCATAACGGCTAACAGACATCAGCGCTCCAGAAAATATTATGAGTAATAATGAGCAAAAACCATAGACTACAGCAGTTTTACTCAGATGAGTTCGAAAGCACCACAACATGTAGCCGCCGCCAAATACCATCACAACTTTAATTAAACTATCTTTGCCTACAGAAATAGCATCGTTAAATATATACCACCAACTTGGTTGCGCCCATGCCTTTTGTACATAAACAAATGCTAAAGGATCTTGGAAATTAATGGCGCAATATAAGCTAAATGAAATTAGCCCCAATGGTACACAAAGTCCTGCAATATATGCAGTTAATGGTCTCTTTTCTTGCCAAGCAACAAAAATAAAAGTAGGTAATAATGTAATTCCTGTGGCGCGAGTTGCACTAGCCAACGCACCGCAAACAGCAGCCCAGAAATACTGACGACGATCAAATGCTCGCAAACCTGCCGTAGTCAAAAACAGAAATAAACCTTCAGTATAAATAACTGTACCGTATAAAGAAAACGGACACCAAGCCATTACAGCTGTTGTCCATCTTGCAACATTAATACCATGACGTTCTTTTGCCCAAGAATATACCAGCAGCAGCGCCCCCAAAAAAAAGAGGTTGTTAACTACTGTCCCTGCAACTTCAAAGGGTAAGCCAAACATCATTAACCCACGGCTAATTAAGGGAAATAAGGGATAAAAAGCAACAGAATGCTGATTTCCATCATTAGCGTAGTTATAACCTTCAACAGCAATACTGCGATACCATTTACCATCCCAATGAGAAAACAGTTCCCAACTCGGTTGAGGAAAAAAACCAGGAGTATAATCTAGTGGATATGGAGGTTGCCAATATGGATGTACTACTGATTTGTGCATTAAAGGAGCAACAACTTGCATCGCCACAATAATTACAAGTCTGCTCACCAGCCACATTAAAATTACAAAAAAATAGCCATTAATTTTGAAATTAATCTTTCTAAGTGGTATTGGTTGATTAATAATTTTTTTCATATAGATGAAAATCAAGATATTCAGATAGCCAAATTATTCAATAAATTGGGTATTTTGTGATTCAACAATAATTTATGACTGCTCTAGGAAGCATATTTGATTTTTGAACTAGAGTAGTAGCGATCGCCTAACATTCTATACCAGTTCTCGTTGGTCTAAAGTACATTGTTCAACCTCAATCCTTCAACTCAAATGAATTATTACTTATGACTGATAACAAAATACCATAAAAGAATAGAGACGCAATCAATTGCGTCTCTACCTAACTATGTGATATTAAGATAGACTTGTAAATTCTGAAAACTTATATCCCAACAAGAACTGATTTTTCTGGCTGTTCTTGCTCATAAAGTCCTTGTTTTAGTTGCTGGCAAAGTTCATCTAATTCAGAATCTCGTTGCTCAATAATCTGTTTTGCTAATGTAATCAATCGTGCAATATTTTCTGGGCTTGCATCATCCATATTGTCATTAGCTTTGGTTAATTGTCTTTGAAAACGATAGTATTGTTTAGGATAACCATCAGCTTGTGGTAACAATTGCTCTAACTGACAAGCTACCGATTCACTACTACCATCCAAGGTAATATTTAGCATTGGCTGTACCCATTGAATCAGTCCCCATTCCACAGCTTGATCGTAATTATATCGACGATTAAGAGAACCTGTACCTAATGAGACGACCAGAATATCATTGATAGTCAGCGGTGTTTTGTCAGGCTGTTGCGGATCAGGTCTAGCGGAAGAAATTAAAGCTTCCATAATTGCCAAGGAAGTAGGATTATTAGCAAATACACCACCATCTACCAAGGCATAGTAACCACCATTTGTCGGGTCAGCTGTATCAATTTTGTAAGGTTTGAAATAAGTTGGTGCAGCAGATGTAGCCATTCCGGCTTGCTTCATGGTGTAACCGTCACAAATTTTGCGAAAGTTTTCGCCTAATTTTTGGTCTCTCACATTATTGACAAAGAAAAGAGGCATCCGCAATTCAATGTCATAACTAGTGATAAACAGGTCGGTTAATGCTTGTTTGAGAAAGGTATCTTGCAAATATTCTGTTAAAACTTCGTCTCTGCCTTTTGAAGAATATTTTGCTTTTAAAATATCATCAATTTTGATGCTTTTTGCTAGTGTAGATTCTGCAAAAATCCGCTTTCCCTCTTTACGATAGATATCAATTAAATCTTCTGCTTTAAAATGGGGAATATTTTGATTACTAGGATGTGGCTTAGTTAAAGCAGCAGATAAAATTCCGCCTGTTGAGGTTCCAGCAATTAAATTAAATAGCTGACAAATCGGTTTACCTGTGCGCTTTTCGATTTCGGCTAGAATAATTGCTGGTATAACACCGCGAATACCGCCGCCGTCAATAGACAATATTTTGTAGCGATAAGCCATGTAATCTCCTAATCTTGATCTTGTTGGCTGTTGTTTGAGGAATAAACGAGCCAAATGTACTTTAGATAGATTCAATAATATAGTTGTTATTATTGTGCCAAGTTCAGTATTTTTACTTGAAAATCAACATAAAAACAGAGACCTGGATTCTTGCAAGAAAAATCCAGGTCTCAAATTTGACTTTTATTATTCGAGTAATTTAAGTTAGAGAGTTAAAGATTGAGCGTTAGTTTCAATCAACTTGCTCAAGTCTTGCAGGAAGGCTGCGGCGTGAGCGCCATAAATAATTCGGTGGTCACAGGTGATATTTACCTGCATTTGTTGGTGTACCCCAAATAAACCATCAGAAGTAGCTACTAGTTGGGGACGAGCCGCACCGATCGCCAGAATTGAACCTTGACCAGGTGGTAAAATTGCATCAAAAGTATCAACACCAAACATCCCTAAGTTAGACAGTGTAAAAGTACCGCTGTTGTATTCGTCAGGTTGTAGTTGCTTGGCGCGAGCGCGGTCTACTAAAGATTTCCAATTGCGTGAGAGGGAATAAATATCTACCATATCTGCATTTCGCAATACTGGTGTAATTAATCCGCCGTCATCCATTGCCACAGCTACAGATATGTTGATATCAGAATGATAGACAATTCCTTGATCTGAGTAGCTGGCGTTAAGTAATGGATGTTTTTGCAATGTGACTGCAACAGCTTTCGCCAGCAGCGCGGTCATTGTCACGCCTTTAGATTTAATTTGTTTGTAAAGCTTATCTAAACCATCGGTAGTAATTGTGTAGCCTACCCGGAAAACAGGTACAGCTAAACTAGCAACCATCCCCCGAACTACAGCATTTTGCAGAGTAGTCAAAGGTACGATTTGACCAGGAACTGCACTGGTAGCAGCGGGAACCGGTGCGGGTGCTGCGGCTGCTACCGCAGGTGCGGGTGGTTGAACTACTGGCGCAACAGTTGGTGCGGGGGTGGTGGGAGCCGCTGGTTTACCTTTATTAACTATAGCTTCCACATCTTCAGCTACAATCCGACCGTAGGGGCCACTACCTTTGAGGCTGGTTAAATCAACTTTTAATTCTTTTGCTAACTTGCGGGCGCGGGGCGAGGCGACAAGTCTACCTTCTTTGTGGTTTGAGCCGTTACCGTTGTGAGTGGTGGCGGTGGATGCGCCGACACCTGCTGTTGCTGGGACTTTTTCGGGAGCAGGTGCTGTCGCCGCAGTGCTACCAGAATTAACTAGAGATTTTGCTGCTTCAATTTCTGCTTCGGTTTCCGCAACGTAAGCGATCGCACTACCGACAGCCGCACTCTCACCAGCTTGTACAATGATGTGTGCCAGATATCCTTCATAGAAGGTTTCTACATCCATGTCTGCCTTATCTGACTCGACAACCACCACTGTCTCGCCTTTTTCCACTTTATCCCCTGGCGATTTTACCCAGGAAACGATTTTACCTTCGGTCATGGTGGAACTAAGCGCCGGCATGAATACTTCGTGAATGCTCATATATGGTGGTTTCAGAATCGATAAATAATTTATGGACTTTAACAGCTTTTGCCAGATCGAATTGTATCTTGGCTAGAGAGTTTTCGACTTTCTATTTTATGTCACTGAGCAGGAAACAATATCTGGGTGACGCTGAAAATTATTAATGAACGCCGTGTGCAACTTTTTCTCACCACAGCACGCCTCCCCAATGTAATCGATTTTCACCACCCCAGTGGTCACAAATGCCTTGAGTAAAATCGGATACTCCCCAGGAGAGAGAACTGATGTCGTATGCAGTTTCCGCGTCAGGTTTACCAGCGTGAGTACCAAAACGCTCGACTCAAACCAGACATTTTAAGCCCAGGCATTGAGCAGAATTGTTTTGCCGCTGCTCAAATACGATGCTCAACAATAGTGATTATTTATAGGTGTCTGCTTAAACTATCTTCCAGCTTACGGAATACTTTTTGCGCTATCTTATCTAACTTAAGTACTAAGCTAACTGGTAATTCATCCAGAATCATCTATTGATATTTTCATCATAAAGTATAAGTCAGAAATAATAAATCTATTCCTGAATTCAGCCATCAGTCAGAGGATTTAAAACATAATAATGTTTAGTCTAGAGGTAAAAATACATTCCTCAAGAATTTCTCAACTATGCCTCTTTATAAACTCGAAGAATTTGACCCCCAATACCTAGAAACATTTAACGGTGATGATGTTAAAGAATTAGATCTCTATACTGAAGGAGGAATTAAAGTTGGTTCAGTTAGTGATGCTTTAGTTGACCAAAATGGGCGTTTTCGCTATTTAGTAATTGACACAGGCTTTGACACATTTGGTAAAAGCATTTTACTACCGATTGGCCTTTCACGTATTAATTATCCAGAAAAACGGGTATATGTTGATGGACTTAGCAAACAGCAAGTAGAAATGTTACCTGAGTACCATGAAAGCTATACAGTTGATGAAGACTACGAAGAAAGAGTACGCAATGTATTTCGTCCAGCCAACAGCAATTTAACTTACGATCGCAATACATACAATTATCAAACAGAACCGAATTTATACGATTTGAATGAACAAAATCATCAAACTCTCAGACTTTACGAAGAACGGCTAATAGCAAATAAGCATCGCGTTAAAACTGGGGAAGTAACAGTTGGTAAACATATTGAAACAGAAACTGCACGAGTTACAGTCCCCATTCAAAAAGAGCGCGTAGTTATCGAGCGAGTTTCCCCAGCCGAAACAGAAACATTTGTCGAACCTAACGAACTCCATTTTCAAGAGGGTGAAGTAGCACGCATAGAAGTATACGAAGAAACACCAGAAATTCGCAAAGAAGCGTTTGTTCGGGAAGAAGTACGAGTTAAAAAATTAGTAGAGCGAGATACAGTCGAAGCAGAAGAAACAATTCGACGAGAAGAGTTAGATATTAATACTACAGGTGAATTGCATGTAGATGATGCTGCTAGAAATAGCCAGGGGACTCTTTAATTGAGCCAAAACATATCTAAATCAAAGTAGTTATCTCATTAGTCATTTGTAGTTCTAAAAATTAGCAACAAATGGCTAATGAATGACTATCTATTTTGTAGCTGATTTTTGGTGAAATTGATATCACATAAACTTTAATTATAAATTCGATATTGTGGCATGATATTTTTAATCATGTCATTCTTTAAATGAAATTTGCCCAGTCATAAAAATCTATCACTTTTGATAATCTTGACTTAAGGCAATTCATTCGAGAGAAAGATGTATTTTACGGAATAAATTTTTACATTAATAGTCGAAAGTCTTATAAGAGTTCAGAGGTAAAATATAATGGCTCTTTACAAATTAAATGAATTTGATCCTAACTATCGTGACTCTTTTCAAGGTAACGATATTAAAGGGTTAGGCGTATATACAGAAGGAACTGATGAGAAAATTGGTACAGTCAATGATGTTTTAGTAGACGATGAAGGACATTTTCGCTATTTAGTTGTTGACTTAGGTTTTTGGATTTTTGGTAAAAAAGTATTATTGCCAGTTGGTCGAAGCCGCATTGATTATGGTCGCGATCGCGTCTATGCTGTTGGCATGACCAGAGACCAAGCAGAAGACTTACCAGAATTTGATGAACGCCAAGTTGATTACGATTATGAAGAACGGGTACGCGGCGTTTATCGCAATCCAAAATATAGCACCACTGCTGTAGACACAGCTACACCTGTAGATACATCTGCAACATTAGATACAGGTT
This window of the Nostoc sp. HK-01 genome carries:
- a CDS encoding PRC-barrel domain-containing protein encodes the protein MPLYKLEEFDPQYLETFNGDDVKELDLYTEGGIKVGSVSDALVDQNGRFRYLVIDTGFDTFGKSILLPIGLSRINYPEKRVYVDGLSKQQVEMLPEYHESYTVDEDYEERVRNVFRPANSNLTYDRNTYNYQTEPNLYDLNEQNHQTLRLYEERLIANKHRVKTGEVTVGKHIETETARVTVPIQKERVVIERVSPAETETFVEPNELHFQEGEVARIEVYEETPEIRKEAFVREEVRVKKLVERDTVEAEETIRREELDINTTGELHVDDAARNSQGTL
- a CDS encoding patatin, yielding MAYRYKILSIDGGGIRGVIPAIILAEIEKRTGKPICQLFNLIAGTSTGGILSAALTKPHPSNQNIPHFKAEDLIDIYRKEGKRIFAESTLAKSIKIDDILKAKYSSKGRDEVLTEYLQDTFLKQALTDLFITSYDIELRMPLFFVNNVRDQKLGENFRKICDGYTMKQAGMATSAAPTYFKPYKIDTADPTNGGYYALVDGGVFANNPTSLAIMEALISSARPDPQQPDKTPLTINDILVVSLGTGSLNRRYNYDQAVEWGLIQWVQPMLNITLDGSSESVACQLEQLLPQADGYPKQYYRFQRQLTKANDNMDDASPENIARLITLAKQIIEQRDSELDELCQQLKQGLYEQEQPEKSVLVGI
- a CDS encoding D-fructose-6-phosphate amidotransferase, yielding MCGIVGYIGTQAATEILLSGLEKLEYRGYDSAGIATIWEGEVNCIKAKGKLHNLRSKLEQLENPSSIGIGHTRWATHGKPEEHNAHPHLDMTGRVAVIQNGIVENYRELREELKQKGYEFRSETDTEVIPHLIAEYLKNPPFPSLPSSPSPFLEAVRQAVNHLNGAFALAIISADYPDELIAVRQQAPLVIGFGQGEFFCASDTPAIVAYTRAVLPLDNGEIARLTPLGVEIYNFAGDRLKKQPRMLNLSPTMVEKQGFKHFMLKEIYEQPGVVRANLEAYFHNSGDNNQSPVNLGLSESIYADLEQIHIVACGTSWHAALVGKYLLEQLAEIPAQVHYASEYRYAPSPLTPNTLIIGVTQSGETADTLAALAMEKERRQGQEAKYQARLLGITNRPESSLGHMVTNIISTLAGIEIGVAATKTFIAQLMAFYALALDLAARRQTIPKETIEQIINGLRRIPQEIEETLASQERLTEHLAHEFADTQDFIFLGRGINFPIALEGALKLKEISYIHAEGYPAGEMKHGPIALLDAKVPVVAIAVPGSVYEKVISNAQEAKARDSRLIGVTPVKDGEAAEIFNDLLPVSSVDELLSPILTVVPLQLLAYHIAARRGLDVDQPRNLAKSVTVE
- a CDS encoding dehydrogenase catalytic domain-containing protein, with amino-acid sequence MSIHEVFMPALSSTMTEGKIVSWVKSPGDKVEKGETVVVVESDKADMDVETFYEGYLAHIIVQAGESAAVGSAIAYVAETEAEIEAAKSLVNSGSTAATAPAPEKVPATAGVGASTATTHNGNGSNHKEGRLVASPRARKLAKELKVDLTSLKGSGPYGRIVAEDVEAIVNKGKPAAPTTPAPTVAPVVQPPAPAVAAAAPAPVPAATSAVPGQIVPLTTLQNAVVRGMVASLAVPVFRVGYTITTDGLDKLYKQIKSKGVTMTALLAKAVAVTLQKHPLLNASYSDQGIVYHSDINISVAVAMDDGGLITPVLRNADMVDIYSLSRNWKSLVDRARAKQLQPDEYNSGTFTLSNLGMFGVDTFDAILPPGQGSILAIGAARPQLVATSDGLFGVHQQMQVNITCDHRIIYGAHAAAFLQDLSKLIETNAQSLTL